One window of Nicotiana tomentosiformis chromosome 11, ASM39032v3, whole genome shotgun sequence genomic DNA carries:
- the LOC138901873 gene encoding uncharacterized mitochondrial protein AtMg00810-like: MSMVGELTYFLGLQIKQSLKRIFIIQTKYIKELIKKFGMENAKPIGTPISPITMLDEDNNGKSVDETMYRGMIGSLLYLIASRPDITFSVCKYERFLSAPKESHLTAVKCIIRYLIGTSELGLWYAHSNNFVLKGF; the protein is encoded by the coding sequence ATGAGTATGGTGGGAGAGCTAACTTACTTTCTTGGACTACAAATCAAACAGTCTCTCAAAAGGATCTTTATCATTCAAACCAAGTACATCAAGGAGCTTATAAAGAAGTTTGGCATGGAGAATGCTAAGCCCATTGGGACTCCAATAAGTCCAATAACTATGCTTGATGAAGATAACAATGGAAAAAGTGTTGATGAAACTAtgtatagaggaatgattggatCCTTATTATATCTCATTGCTAGTCGACCAGATATAACGTTCAGTGTGTGTAAATATGAAAGGTTTCTGTCGGCTCCAAAGGAATCCCATCTTACTGCTGTTAAATGCATTATAAGATATCTTATTGGGACCTCTGAATTAGGATTATGGTATGCTCACTCTAACAATTTTGTCTTAAAAGGTTTTTGA